The Gemmatimonadaceae bacterium DNA segment GTCGGGATCCTCGCGTCCGTCGCGTGTCGACGTGCCTTCCACTCCGCCGGGGGGCGAAGTCGCATCTTCCGACGTCTCGCCGCCCAGCCCGGTCGGGCCGGTGGTGCCGCTCGATCCGCTCATCCCGCCCTGGCGCGTATTGTCGGTCTCGAACGCATCGCCCTGGTTCTCGCTTCCGCTCGGCGAGCCGCGCTTACCGCCGCTCTTCTCGCGGCTGGACGACGTGCGGGCCGAATCCTTTTTGTTCCAGTTGGAGTTCGCCATTTCTCTTCCTCCTGCTAAAGTCATTACCACGTTCCTGCGCTGTAAAAAGGCAAGCGATATGCCATTCCGCATCCGGAGCACCGAATGCATCGTCCTTCCCGGAAATAACAATTCATGCCACTCGCCCCGATCCGGCCCGTTCCTCCGATAAAGCGCGGCGCGCGCGTCGCGCTCGTGGCGCCCGCGGGCACGCTGACCGGCCCGGAAGACGTCGAGCGCGGCGAGGCCAACGCCCGCTCGCTCGGCTGGGAGCCGCGCACCGGCGCGCACGTACTGAACAAGCACCGGTATTTCGCGGGGACGGACGACGAGCGGCTGCGCGATCTCAACGACGCGATCCGCGACGACGACATCGACGCGATCTGGTGCCTGCGGGGCGGCTACGGCGCGATGCGGCTCCTGCCCGACGTGGACTTCGACGCGCTCTCGCAGCGGCCGAAAGCGATCATCGGCTTCTCCGATCTCACCTCGCTGCTGTCGGCGGTGAGCGGAAGATCCCGGATCGTGTGCTTTCACGGTCCGACCGCGCGAGTGCGGCTGACCGACTTCAGCCGCGCGTCGCTGCTCGCGGCGGTGAGCGGCGGAACCGATCCGTGCGGCGCGGCGCCCAACGCGCGCGTGCTGCGCGGCGGCAGCTGCGTGGGACGGCTCGTCGGCGGCAACCTCGCGCTCGTCGCCGCCATGATCGGGACGCGGTTCGCGCCCGACCTCGAGGATTCCATTCTGTTTCTGGAAGACGTCGGCGAGCGCACATACCGCGTGGACCGCATGCTCCGGCAGATATATCTGAGCGGCGCACTGGAGAGCTGCCGCGGAATCGTGTTCGGCGAGTGCACGGACTGCCCCGCGAGCTCGGCGAGCGGCACTCGCGAGCTGGACGAGATACTCACGGAGATGGCCGAGCTGGTGGATGTGCCGTGCATCGCCGGCGCGCCGATCGGCCACATAGACGACCAGTGGACGCTGCCGGTCGGCGCGCGCGCGCGGCTCGACGCGGACGCGCGCACTCTCAACGTCTTGCCAATCACCGGAGAGCGATCATGAGCTACAAGACGGGAGCGGATCTGATCGAGGAGGCGCGCGGCCGGATCAGGGAGGTCACGCCGGCCGAAGTGGCCGCGCTGCGGGAGCGCGGCGAGCCGGCGGTCTATCTCGACGTGCGCGAGCCCAACGAGTGGAACCTCGGCAGGATTCCGGGCGCGGTGTTTCTGCCGCGCGGCCATCTGGAGTCGAAGGTCGAGGACGCCGCCCCGCGCGACGCGCGCGTGATTGTCTACTGCGCGCGGGGGAATCGCTCGGCATTGGCGGCCGACACGATGCAGCAGATGGGGTACGAGAACGTCGCGTCCATGTCCGGCGGCTTTCTGCAGTGGGCGATGGAAGGGAGGGAGGTGGAATCTTGAGGCAGGAGCTCGAGATCGCGGCTCCCGGCGGCCGCACGGTGCGGGGCGACCTGTACGCCGCCGAGGGAGCGAAGACCGGCGTCGTGCTTTGTCACGGATTCAAGGGGTTCGCGCGGTGGGGCCCGTGGCCGACGCTCGCCGAGGCGGTGAACGAGCGCGGGCTCAACGCCATCGCGTTCGACTTCTCCGGCAGCGGCGTCGGGAAGGACCGCGAGAACTTCACCGAGATCGAGGCTTTCGCGGGGAACACGTACGCGCGCGAGCTGGAGGACCTCGGCGCGGTGGTCGACCACGCGACGGAGCATGGATGGATCGCGCGCGAGTTCGGCCTGTTCGGACATTCGCGCGGCGGCGCGACCGCGATCTTCTTCGCGGCCGACTCGGACCGCGTGGCTTCGCTCGTGACGTGGGCGTCGATCGCGACGATCGAGCGGTGGTCGGAAGAGCAGCTGCGCGACTGGCGCGAGCGCGGCTACACCGAGGTCGTGAACAGCCGCACGGGCCAGGTGCTGCGGATCGACAAGTCCGCGTGGGAGGAGTGCGAGCGCGAATCCCGCGCGAGGCTGAACGTGGAGCGCGCCGCCGCGCGGGTGCGCGCGCGGTGGCTGATCGTGCA contains these protein-coding regions:
- a CDS encoding LD-carboxypeptidase, with amino-acid sequence MPLAPIRPVPPIKRGARVALVAPAGTLTGPEDVERGEANARSLGWEPRTGAHVLNKHRYFAGTDDERLRDLNDAIRDDDIDAIWCLRGGYGAMRLLPDVDFDALSQRPKAIIGFSDLTSLLSAVSGRSRIVCFHGPTARVRLTDFSRASLLAAVSGGTDPCGAAPNARVLRGGSCVGRLVGGNLALVAAMIGTRFAPDLEDSILFLEDVGERTYRVDRMLRQIYLSGALESCRGIVFGECTDCPASSASGTRELDEILTEMAELVDVPCIAGAPIGHIDDQWTLPVGARARLDADARTLNVLPITGERS
- a CDS encoding rhodanese-like domain-containing protein; this encodes MSYKTGADLIEEARGRIREVTPAEVAALRERGEPAVYLDVREPNEWNLGRIPGAVFLPRGHLESKVEDAAPRDARVIVYCARGNRSALAADTMQQMGYENVASMSGGFLQWAMEGREVES
- a CDS encoding alpha/beta fold hydrolase, encoding MRQELEIAAPGGRTVRGDLYAAEGAKTGVVLCHGFKGFARWGPWPTLAEAVNERGLNAIAFDFSGSGVGKDRENFTEIEAFAGNTYARELEDLGAVVDHATEHGWIAREFGLFGHSRGGATAIFFAADSDRVASLVTWASIATIERWSEEQLRDWRERGYTEVVNSRTGQVLRIDKSAWEECERESRARLNVERAAARVRARWLIVHGSADDVVPVSDAHRLGRANARAEVRVIEGANHGLGAAHPLVTIPEELRMAMAGTADFYPATLPG